A section of the Enterococcus montenegrensis genome encodes:
- a CDS encoding L-cystine transporter — MTTLLIIAVLVVFAALLYVFWRQQQKHLKFSTRVFVALFAGIVFGGLLQLIFGTKDAVTAGALEWIQIVGNGYVSLLQMLVMPLVFVSIVCAFTRMKESNKLGKISFTVLATLLATTAVAALIGYTSIVVFNLDGASFTQGAAESARIAELAQRQTQVENLSIPQQILSFIPTNVFADLAGTRATSTIGVVIFSAFVGVAYLGVKRKAPKEAEFFEKLMDSLYKIVMRIVTLVLRLTPYGVFALMTNVLASSDFAAIVNLGKFILASYSALIVVMLVHLLVLSFVKVSPVTYLKKALPVLSFAFTSRSSAGSMPLNIETQTKAFGVDDATANFAASFGISIGQNGCAGVYPAMLATIVAPTAGIDIFSIQFVLMLIAVVTISSFGVAGVGGGATFASLIVLGALNLPIAIVGLVISVEPLIDMARTAINVSDAMVAGIVTSTRIKEIDRSVLENPDAVIDTQA, encoded by the coding sequence ATGACTACTTTATTAATTATTGCTGTATTGGTGGTTTTTGCTGCACTGCTTTATGTGTTTTGGCGCCAACAGCAAAAACACTTGAAATTTTCAACCCGCGTCTTTGTGGCATTGTTTGCTGGGATTGTTTTTGGCGGACTATTGCAATTAATTTTTGGCACAAAAGACGCTGTGACCGCTGGTGCTTTAGAATGGATTCAAATTGTCGGGAATGGTTACGTAAGCTTATTACAAATGTTGGTTATGCCACTTGTCTTTGTTTCAATTGTGTGTGCTTTTACACGCATGAAAGAAAGTAACAAGCTAGGAAAAATTAGTTTTACCGTCTTGGCAACGCTCTTAGCAACAACAGCTGTTGCGGCGTTAATTGGTTACACGAGTATTGTGGTATTCAATTTAGATGGCGCCTCTTTTACGCAAGGTGCAGCTGAATCTGCTCGCATTGCTGAATTGGCACAACGCCAGACACAAGTGGAAAACTTATCAATTCCACAACAGATTCTATCTTTTATTCCAACTAACGTTTTTGCTGATTTAGCTGGCACACGGGCAACCAGTACGATTGGGGTTGTAATCTTTTCGGCATTTGTCGGTGTTGCTTATCTTGGTGTAAAAAGAAAAGCGCCAAAAGAAGCGGAATTTTTTGAAAAGTTGATGGACAGTCTTTACAAAATTGTCATGCGGATTGTAACTTTGGTTTTACGCTTAACACCATATGGCGTTTTTGCCTTAATGACCAATGTATTGGCTTCAAGTGACTTTGCGGCAATCGTTAACTTAGGCAAATTTATTTTGGCTTCTTATAGTGCATTAATTGTCGTGATGTTGGTCCATTTACTTGTATTAAGTTTTGTCAAAGTCAGTCCAGTTACTTATTTGAAAAAAGCATTGCCAGTTTTAAGTTTTGCGTTTACTTCACGTTCATCTGCCGGTTCAATGCCATTAAATATTGAGACACAAACCAAGGCATTTGGAGTGGATGATGCCACTGCGAATTTTGCTGCTAGCTTTGGTATCTCAATTGGACAAAATGGTTGTGCGGGAGTTTACCCGGCGATGTTAGCAACAATTGTTGCACCAACTGCCGGCATTGATATTTTTAGTATCCAATTTGTCTTAATGTTAATCGCCGTGGTGACGATTAGTTCCTTTGGTGTTGCCGGAGTTGGTGGTGGCGCTACTTTTGCTTCGTTGATCGTCTTAGGTGCATTGAATTTACCGATTGCTATTGTTGGTTTGGTTATTTCAGTAGAACCACTTATTGATATGGCTCGGACAGCAATTAATGTCAGTGATGCGATGGTGGCAGGAATTGTCACTTCCACAAGAATTAAAGAAATTGATCGTAGCGTCCTTGAAAATCCAGACGCTGTTATTGATACCCAAGCATAA
- a CDS encoding helix-turn-helix domain-containing protein, whose protein sequence is MNLRSLLSKSMLRHLHLLELLHESQYGLPTDTLIKELQCSLPVLLNDIRLINEEQDIAQIEKYKGLHQLKMQKSSSVSRLYAEFLRRSSEFQIFEALLYEQHDNITELAGELYLSVSNTQRYLKKIQAALKEIGVELKHRPLRLEGKESTIRQLYYRYFSEKNYQLEISLPTLTKEQQNLLIDFVKAFLQKNGFLQKHIFVHRLVYNLYISLWRIKNHHHFSKWQLQNEGIALPTGSVATQFQQLVFQAFNFAYDEQNCKDSFWLLYSDSLILNTNQLAAILQNNERGKTHFAIHQQLVAKFSGLLTKPLTKEEQIELSCILQNFSFLYATDGTCVNILRLDKKDFVVAMAKTYPFGVEKIKQLVTDIATSYHFYFEKDFIIAYVYWLITFVPDWMEKIKLSHKRLKILLLSSLSPTAESYLAMQITKKIYGNFEIVQGNQAEKDFMTEISHYDLILTTEDVKLDDNLAVLHIDSYLSWHNIFLIQEKVSELTENMTELAEKVS, encoded by the coding sequence ATGAACTTAAGGTCACTACTGAGTAAAAGCATGCTACGGCATTTACACTTATTAGAATTACTACATGAAAGTCAATATGGACTACCAACAGATACGCTAATAAAGGAATTGCAATGTTCATTACCAGTCTTATTAAACGATATACGTCTAATTAATGAAGAACAAGATATCGCACAAATTGAGAAATATAAAGGATTACATCAGCTTAAAATGCAAAAATCATCCTCCGTTAGTCGTTTGTATGCTGAATTTTTGCGGCGATCCTCGGAGTTTCAGATTTTTGAGGCTTTATTATACGAGCAGCACGATAATATTACCGAACTGGCAGGAGAATTATATTTAAGTGTTTCCAATACGCAACGTTACTTGAAAAAAATTCAAGCTGCTCTAAAAGAAATCGGCGTTGAATTAAAACATCGCCCTTTACGCTTGGAAGGAAAAGAAAGTACTATTCGGCAACTCTATTATCGTTATTTTTCAGAAAAAAATTATCAATTGGAAATTAGTTTGCCAACCCTTACAAAAGAGCAACAAAATCTGTTGATCGACTTTGTAAAAGCGTTTCTTCAAAAAAATGGTTTTTTACAAAAACATATTTTTGTTCATCGTTTGGTTTATAATTTATACATTAGCTTATGGCGGATTAAAAATCACCATCATTTCTCAAAATGGCAATTACAAAATGAAGGTATTGCATTACCAACAGGAAGTGTGGCAACACAATTTCAGCAGTTGGTTTTTCAAGCTTTTAACTTTGCTTATGATGAGCAAAATTGCAAAGATTCATTTTGGCTTTTATATAGTGACAGCTTAATTTTGAACACAAATCAATTGGCAGCAATTTTGCAAAATAACGAACGTGGCAAGACTCATTTTGCCATTCACCAGCAACTGGTTGCCAAGTTTAGTGGACTGTTGACAAAACCCTTAACAAAAGAGGAACAAATAGAGCTTAGTTGTATTTTGCAAAATTTTTCTTTTCTCTATGCAACTGATGGTACTTGTGTAAATATTCTTCGTCTTGATAAAAAAGATTTCGTTGTCGCAATGGCAAAAACATATCCCTTTGGTGTAGAGAAAATTAAACAATTAGTAACAGATATTGCCACGAGCTATCATTTTTATTTTGAAAAAGACTTCATTATTGCTTATGTATACTGGCTTATTACCTTTGTACCAGATTGGATGGAAAAAATAAAATTAAGTCACAAGAGACTTAAGATTTTGCTGCTTTCGAGTTTGTCGCCTACCGCAGAAAGCTATTTAGCTATGCAGATTACCAAAAAAATTTATGGTAATTTTGAAATAGTGCAAGGAAATCAAGCCGAAAAAGACTTCATGACAGAAATTAGCCACTATGACTTAATTTTAACCACAGAAGATGTGAAACTAGATGATAATTTGGCTGTGCTACATATCGACTCGTATTTGTCTTGGCACAATATTTTTTTAATACAAGAAAAAGTCAGTGAATTAACTGAAAATATGACCGAACTAGCGGAAAAGGTGTCTTAA
- a CDS encoding TetR/AcrR family transcriptional regulator — MRKTKFTKKMILDKAAKFVQTYGFDELTTRNLADYMKMSTQPIYKQFDSMHDLKQALVINYFAKINQSFEKVDYANGLADFALHFVVYNQKCYELFLHIFFYPKKRAQLVVRFKQFPNNSFMI, encoded by the coding sequence ATGAGGAAAACAAAATTTACGAAAAAAATGATTTTAGATAAAGCCGCAAAGTTTGTTCAGACATATGGCTTTGATGAATTGACGACCCGTAATTTAGCCGACTATATGAAAATGAGTACCCAACCAATTTACAAACAATTTGATTCGATGCATGATTTAAAACAAGCATTGGTCATCAATTATTTTGCCAAAATTAATCAAAGTTTTGAAAAAGTCGATTATGCGAATGGTTTAGCCGACTTTGCCTTACATTTTGTCGTTTATAATCAGAAATGTTATGAATTGTTTTTACATATCTTTTTTTATCCCAAAAAAAGAGCACAACTTGTCGTGCGATTCAAACAATTTCCCAACAATTCTTTTATGATTTGA
- a CDS encoding helix-turn-helix domain-containing protein: MATYYAEVKELNQLLLEFDLVIKNNQIQGSELQIRHFFSSLFFHTLPVTKIEQLQEQLLPTAFISDLEQCLEIRVNHCFLHELTLYLWVVKIRSEQGKDQLATEADFVAEIRNLGNRESFISGVQEMSSFGILKNLCHKHLVYFPTQKNSEVSRLICFFMSHHFSSSDSLLFRELKDLGRRHNFVSFRFVQTFLFLSEATSTKNSYVVYNVIKSIWQNILLKGQIMMDQAIFFNRYLEELEAINQKKHFDGIVLQLESYFPELFFHQKITDPLRGDLGRAFLYLQEEKEALYHVGIYYVGNQLLARQMTEYYLYELNKYPNLYATAWNSSSDFDIVLSNYEIGDLIQKEQLFYINVSHPELNIQEILKYVKTKQKRVG, encoded by the coding sequence ATGGCAACTTATTATGCTGAGGTAAAGGAACTGAATCAATTATTACTTGAATTTGATTTGGTTATTAAAAATAATCAAATTCAAGGTTCTGAATTGCAAATTCGTCATTTTTTCAGTTCTCTTTTTTTTCATACACTTCCTGTTACAAAGATTGAACAATTACAAGAGCAGTTGTTACCGACCGCGTTTATTTCTGATTTAGAACAATGCTTAGAAATTCGCGTTAATCATTGTTTTTTACATGAATTGACCCTCTACTTATGGGTCGTGAAAATTCGCAGTGAACAAGGAAAAGATCAGCTAGCCACTGAGGCTGATTTTGTGGCGGAAATCCGCAACCTAGGTAATCGGGAGAGCTTTATTAGTGGCGTGCAGGAGATGTCTAGTTTTGGCATTTTAAAAAATTTATGCCATAAGCATTTAGTTTATTTTCCGACCCAAAAAAATAGTGAAGTGAGCCGCTTGATTTGCTTTTTCATGAGCCATCATTTTTCTTCTTCGGATTCTTTATTGTTCAGAGAATTAAAAGATCTAGGTCGAAGACATAACTTTGTCAGCTTTCGTTTTGTGCAAACATTTCTTTTTCTATCAGAAGCTACCTCAACTAAAAATAGTTATGTCGTCTATAATGTAATCAAGTCGATTTGGCAAAATATTTTGCTAAAAGGACAGATTATGATGGATCAAGCTATCTTCTTTAATCGCTATTTAGAGGAATTGGAAGCTATTAATCAAAAAAAACATTTTGATGGGATTGTTTTGCAATTAGAAAGTTACTTTCCAGAATTATTTTTTCATCAAAAGATCACCGATCCGCTACGGGGTGATTTAGGACGGGCCTTTTTATATTTACAAGAAGAAAAAGAAGCCTTGTATCATGTGGGGATTTATTATGTCGGCAACCAACTTTTGGCCCGGCAGATGACGGAATATTATCTGTATGAGCTGAATAAGTATCCCAATCTATATGCCACTGCTTGGAATAGCAGTAGTGACTTTGATATCGTATTAAGTAATTATGAAATTGGTGATTTAATTCAAAAAGAACAATTGTTTTATATTAATGTTTCTCATCCGGAGTTGAATATTCAAGAAATTTTGAAATATGTAAAAACAAAACAAAAACGGGTAGGGTAA
- a CDS encoding endonuclease/exonuclease/phosphatase family protein, which produces MKKWLKIILLLIGTFLLVVSGYLGYVFLSYHRIADNVNLNVKAQQEKTLATNTNYRALTYNIGYASYPPTYSFFMDGGTQSRADNKGIVYKNLAGITKSVKKQKPDLVFYQEVDENGDRSYHVNEVNLLQQKFGNYNSVYGVNYDSPYLFYPFSEPIGKTKSGLVTLSKSSLMQAKRYQLPIDKGVTKILDYDRAFTVTKTPVKNGKALVLINIHLSAYTKNKAIQNAQLKKLTDFLTTEYEKGNYVLVAGDFNHDILGDAPAVFGTAKTPLTWTHPFPKDKLPKGFHIPVNNLATAKVPSARNLNEAYKRGHTFVTLIDGFIVSDNIAVKNVAVVDTDFAYSDHNPVTLDFQLK; this is translated from the coding sequence ATGAAAAAATGGTTGAAAATAATTTTACTACTCATAGGCACGTTTCTTTTAGTAGTAAGCGGATATTTAGGGTATGTCTTTTTGAGTTATCATCGTATTGCCGATAATGTAAATTTAAATGTCAAAGCCCAGCAAGAGAAAACCCTAGCAACAAACACAAATTACCGCGCACTAACGTATAATATTGGCTACGCTTCTTATCCACCGACTTACAGTTTCTTCATGGATGGCGGGACACAATCCCGGGCTGATAATAAAGGGATTGTTTATAAAAATCTGGCAGGAATTACCAAATCCGTAAAAAAACAAAAGCCAGATTTAGTCTTCTATCAAGAAGTTGACGAAAATGGTGATCGTTCTTATCACGTTAACGAAGTAAATTTGCTCCAACAAAAATTTGGTAACTATAATAGTGTCTATGGGGTAAACTATGACTCACCTTATCTCTTCTACCCTTTTTCTGAGCCCATTGGCAAAACAAAATCTGGCTTAGTTACGTTGAGTAAGAGTTCATTAATGCAGGCCAAACGCTACCAGCTGCCCATTGATAAAGGCGTCACAAAAATTTTAGACTATGACCGTGCCTTTACAGTAACAAAAACTCCTGTCAAAAATGGTAAAGCATTAGTCTTAATTAACATTCATTTATCAGCATATACCAAAAACAAAGCTATTCAAAATGCACAATTAAAAAAACTCACAGATTTTTTGACAACAGAATATGAAAAAGGCAATTACGTTTTAGTTGCCGGCGACTTTAATCACGATATTTTAGGAGATGCTCCTGCGGTTTTTGGCACTGCCAAAACGCCTTTGACTTGGACGCATCCTTTTCCAAAAGACAAGTTACCCAAAGGATTTCATATTCCCGTAAACAATTTAGCAACTGCCAAAGTTCCTTCTGCTCGAAATTTAAATGAGGCTTATAAAAGAGGCCACACCTTCGTGACTTTGATCGATGGCTTTATTGTTTCAGATAATATTGCGGTTAAAAATGTCGCAGTAGTAGATACAGATTTTGCTTATTCTGATCACAATCCTGTCACGCTTGATTTTCAATTGAAATAA
- a CDS encoding GAF domain-containing protein — translation MCVAWTKEEKIAAYELLLLQQKGLLEIEDDLLANLANSSALLKETLPDTVFSGYYLFKDDQLILGPFQGRVSCTRIQMGKGVCGESAQKRQTIIVANVKEHENYISCDSAALSEIVVPLVKNNELIGVLDLDSSKTGSYDEIDQNFLEEYAQLLMQ, via the coding sequence ATGTGCGTGGCTTGGACGAAAGAAGAAAAAATAGCTGCTTATGAATTATTATTACTGCAACAAAAAGGATTACTTGAAATCGAGGATGATCTATTGGCAAATCTCGCCAATTCTTCTGCTTTATTAAAGGAAACTTTGCCGGATACTGTATTTTCTGGCTACTATCTTTTTAAAGATGATCAGTTAATCTTAGGACCATTCCAAGGGCGCGTTTCCTGTACCCGCATTCAAATGGGGAAGGGTGTTTGTGGTGAAAGCGCTCAAAAACGACAAACAATTATCGTAGCCAATGTGAAAGAACATGAAAATTATATTTCCTGTGACTCTGCTGCGCTGTCTGAAATTGTCGTGCCTTTGGTTAAGAATAATGAATTGATCGGAGTCTTAGATCTTGATAGTAGTAAAACAGGTAGCTACGATGAAATTGATCAAAATTTTTTAGAGGAATATGCACAACTACTAATGCAATAA